The Christiangramia salexigens genome includes the window TTTGATCCTGATTTATTATCAAATCATTAAAAATACAGCGGTATAGTTGTAAAATACCAATTTCAGAATAAGTATAAAAATGGAGAGTTCTTAAAATAATGTTATTTATTCTTCAAATAATGTTTAAAATCAGAATATTTGCAGAAATGGCAAGGTGCTGTAATTATGTCAGGTTGTTTAGAACCTGACATTTCCATGTAAACCATGAAAATACCATAGAATCTTGACGTTTTAACGGATACCGTTATAAGTAATTGCAAATGGCCTAATTTTTATAGTAGAATTTAAAGGTGTTCTATATGTAATTAAGTATCATTATCGGTTCCTGATAATCCTAGGATTATTGTTTTATAAACTACTACTCAGATAGATGAAAAGTACGAAAGAGAATCCAGCTGCGGGGTCTGTAGAAGAAAAACCAGTAGAGCAACCAAGAATTATTGCTGTAGGGGCAAGTGCGGGTGGACTAGAGGCATTAAAATCATTTTTTAAAAATATTCCTGCGACAGATAAGAATGCTTATGTAGTGATTCAGCATCTATCACCCGATTATAAAAGTATGATGGGAGAGTTGCTTAGAAAAAATACCAGCTTACCCATTGTTCAGATCACTGATGAAATGGTGGTAAAACCAGGTCAGGTATATTTAATTCCACCAGCCAATAATTTAATCCTTGAAGATGATATTCTTCGTCTTCAGGAGAAACCGCCAAATCAGACTTTAAATCTTCCCATAGACATGTTCTTTGAGTCTATGGCTGAGCAAAGACGGGAAAGAGCTATAGGTGTCGTATTAAGCGGTACCGGAAGTGACGGTACTCGCGGTGTAAGAGCCATAAAGGAAAATGATGGAATGGTAATGGTTCAGGATCCTTCTCAGGCTAAATTTGATGGAATGCCTAAAAGTGCCATCAATACCGGTTTGGTAGACTATATTTTACCCGTAGAAGAAATGGGACCGGAATTGAAGGAATTCATTTCCACTCCTCCAATTTTTCATTTTCAAGATGGAGATGTTCAATATGATGAGCAGGAATTAAACAAAATCTTGAATTATATTGATGAAAAGGCAGGTCTGGATTTCAGGGAATATAAATATGCCACCCTGGCGCGTAGAGTGGCCAGAAGGGTAAACATTTGTAAATGCAAAAACCTTTCTCAATACTTTGATTATCTGAATGAAAATGAGGAAGAAGTAGAGATCCTTTACAGGGAATTTTTGATTGGGGTAACTAAGTTCTTCAGAGATGAAAAAGTATGGGAGGTGCTTAAGGAAAAGGTATTTCCAAGACTTATTCAGGAAAAGGTTGATGGTGATATTTTAAAAGTTTGGGATGTAGCCTGTAGTACCGGAGAAGAAGCTTATAGCTTTGCGATGTGTCTTCATGATGAGATGGAAAGACAGGGCAAAAAACTGGAGATCAAGATTTTTGCTACAGATATTTCTCAGCCTCATTTAGATATAGGAAGTAAAGGGATTTACCCTGAAAGTATTATCGCCGATGTTTCCAAAGATTTTCTTCTAAAATATTTCATTAGCAAATCTAATGGTTACCAGATTAATGAAAGAATTAGAAGAACGGTTATTTTTTCCAAACATAATATTATTAAGAACCCACCTTTCAGTAATATGGATATGGTGGTTTGCCGAAACCTGTTGATTTATTTCCAAAACAGTATTCAGCAAAAGGCGATCAATGTGCTGCATTATGCCTTGAAAAAGGAGGGTGTACTTGTATTGGGAACCAGCGAAAGCGTTCACAGCCATAAGGAAAGCTTTTCGGAAATTGACCGAAAATGGAAAATTTACCGAAATATTAAACCTAATACCCGTCTTAATAATGGGATTAGTCATGCTGCGGGGATCACACCAAATTCTTCGAAACTTATAGAAAATAAGTCTGGGAGAGAGCGAAAATCAGTTAGAACACAGGCTAACCCTATTCGCCAGAAACTTCAATCAGAATTAAACGAGACGATCCTTTCACAATTTGGGGGAGCCTCAGTTTTCGTAGATGGTGATTATAATATTTTGCAAGCAGTAGGTGAATTTAGAAAATACGCCAATTTACCGGTAAGTGGATTTTCTATCAATTTGCTGGAAATGCTCGATTCTGACCTTAAGTATATCGTGCAGTCAACCTTTAATCGGGCTCATAAGCAGCAGGAACAAGTTGTTTATAAAGATGCCGTTATTCAAAAGAGTAAGAAGCATAAGATCGCAGCAGATATTCTTGTTAAACCATTTACAGATTACAGTATAGAGGGTGAGACCAATTATGTGATCACTTTCATTGAAAAGGAATTAAACTTGGATAAATTCGAGGAAGTATCTAAGATAAGTCCATCCAGTCAAACCAAGGAATATGTTGCCAACCTTGAGGAAGAATTAAAGAAAACCAAAGAAGACCTTCAGACCTCGCTTGAGGAGATCGAAACGAGCAATGAGGAGTTACAGGCTGCTAATGAAGAATTATTAGCTTCTAATGAAGAGCTTCAAAGTACAAATGAAGAGTTACAGAGCGTAAACGAAGAGATTAATACGGTAAATGCAGAGAATCTTCAGAAAATGGATGATCTGGCGGCATTGAACGCCGATATGAACAACCTTTTGAAGAGTACCGAAATTGGGGTTATCTTTCTGGATTCTGAATTTAAGATCAGAAAATTCACCCCTGCTATAGAGAAGCATTTTAGTCTGATAAATGGCGATATAGGCAGACCTATAGACAATTTCACTAATAGTTTTGGATTAACCAGAAAGCAGAGTTTTCTGGACAGGTGCCAGAAAGTACTGACTACTGGTAAAACCCTCGAAAAGCCTATTGTCTCCAGAGAAGGGAAAAATTACCTTCAGAGAATATCGCCGTACTATGATTCCAATAAAAATGTAAATGGAGTGGTGATATCCTTTATAGATATCGAAACCATTCAGAAATCCAAGGAAAAGCTTATTGCGAGCGAAAAAAGATTCAAGTCTTTCTATGAAGATGATCCGGTTTTGCATTTAAGTGTAGATCCCAAATCTTCAGTAATTGTTCAGTGTAATAAAAAAGCAGTTCAGAAATTAGGATTTGAATCTAAGGATGATCTTATCGGGAAGCCTATTCATGATATGTTTGATGAAAGCTCTCAACTTTCTGCCATTAATTTGAATAGCACCTTCAAGAAAACGGGCGAATTGGTGAACATAGATCAAAATATGATCACTAAGGATAAAAAGGTACTGCCTGTTATTTTGAATGCCACTGCCGAGAAGGATGAAAATAATGAGCTTAGAACGATAAGATATACCTGCGTGGATATTTCTGCATTAAAAATAGCTCAAGAGCAGTTAAAGGAGCAGAAAAATGATCTAGAAAGAGCAAACCGTGATCTTGAACAATTTGTTTCCATATGTTCTCATGATCTTCAGGAACCTCTCTCTACAATAAAGTTTGGTAGTGATGTTCTTGGTAAGATGTATTCAAGTCAATTAGACGAAAAAGGAGAGAACTATATAAAATACATTAAAAATGCTTCCGATAGATTGTCGGAACAAATTCGGGCTTTGCTGGAGCATTCCAGAATTGGTAAAAATGGTAAGAAAACTCTGGTGGACACCGAAGAGATCGTTGAGGTTGTAAAATATGACCTTGGCAAAAGTATAAAGGATACAGGAGCCAGGATACATACAGGATCGCTGCCTAAAATTAAGGCGTATGAGGTTGAATTGAGATTACTCTTCCAAAACCTTATAAGTAACGCAATTAAGTATGTGCCTAAGGATCGGAAACCGGAAGTTAGAATCTCGGCCTACAGAGAGAATAAGTTCTGGGTATTTTCCATTATGGATAATGGAGTGGGAATTTCAAAAGAAGATCAGAATAATATTTTCACCATATTTAACCGTGTTCCGGGAAATGAAGATACTTCCGGGACAGGTGTTGGTCTGGCTCATGTGGAGAAGATCGTACTTTTACATGAAGGAAGTATATGGGTAGATTCCCAGGAAGGGGTAGGAAGTACATTCTACTTCAAATTGAAAGCTACATAATATATGTCTCAAATTCTTTATCCTGAAAAAGTGGATATGACGAACTGTGAAAAAGAACCTATCCATATTATCGGGAAGACGCAGGCACACGGGGTTCTCGTTGCCTGCGATAAGAAAACCCTTAAGATTTCACAGATCGGTCAAAACTCCGAATCCTTTTTTGGGATTCACCATTCAAAGCTATTAGGCGAGAATGTTAGTACTCTTATTGGTGCTGAACTATCTGAAAGTCTCCGTACTGATGATGGTAATGAGGAATTCAGTGAGGTGAATGAATTAGAATTAAATGGGAGACATTTTGTAATGATCCCTCATATTTCAGGTGATAGTCTTATTTTGGATTTTGAACCTGTTAATAAGGATAGCAATCCTTATAAATATCAGAAACAACTTACCAGAATACTGAACATTTTAGGAGCTTCAGATTCACCTGAAAGTCTTTGTATAGACGCTGCCAGGATCACCAAGAACATTTTTGGTTATGATAGGGTGATGATCTATAAATTTGATGAGGAATGGAATGGTCAGGTGATTGCCGAGGAAAAAGAAGATGAACTGGAAAGCTGGCTTGGTCTTCACTATCCAGCAGGTGATATACCTAAGCAATCCAGGGAGTTGTTTCTTCGTCAACGCATTAGAATAATTTCTAATGTTAATTACAAGCCTATCCCTATAGAGCCTGCATTATCACCTGTTAGCGGAGAACCATTGGACCTATCCAGGTCTCAATTACGAGGAGTATCGCCAATACATATAGAATACCTTCAAAATATGAAGGTGGGTGCATCTTTAACCGCCGCATTAATAAGTAATGGGAAATTATGGGGTTTATTGGCTTGTCATCACTATTCAGAAAAGTATATCAATTATTATCAGAGACAAACCTGTGACTTTCTCACGCAGATATTTTCTAATGAATTAACCTTAAAAGAAACCAACCGCTACCTCTCCAAACTCGATGAATGGAGCAAGATCAAATCTCAATTGATAGAGCAGATAGGAAAGAAAGGTAGGATCAAAAAAGGTTTGCTGGATAATTCAGTGCTGTTTACAGATCTTCTGGATTGTAGTGGCGGTGCGGTATTTTATAAGAATAAGCTTCGGCTGGTTGGAGAAACGCCGTCTAAAACTCAGGTGAAATCTTTGATAAAGGATTTTCTTTCAAACAATGAAGAAACTTTGTTCTTCACTAAGAATCTGGTAAAAGTTTATCCTCCTGCACAGGAATTTCTTTCTACTGCTTCGGGTGTTTTAAGTGTAAAACTGGGCGAGAGCGATAACGACTTCTTGATCTGGTTTAGGCCGGAGGTTGTTCAAAATCTTAGCTGGGGTGGAAATCCAAAAAATAAGGCAAGCTTTGATGAATCAAAGCAACGTATGACCCCAAGGAAGTCTTTTGAGAAATGGACACAGGAGTTAACTGGGTATTCTGAATCATGGAAGGATTACCAGATCAGTGCAGCGAAAGCTATTCGAGAGAACCTTAGTAGTATTATTCTTGAAAAACAGAAAAAGGAAATTGAAAAGCTTAATAAAAAAATAGTTACAGCTCATAAGGAACTTGAATTATTCAGCCAGGGGCTTTCTCATGATCTTAAAGGACCTTTACGCGGTGTGGAGGGATATGCTCAGATAATAAAAGAAGATTATTTTGATGTGCTGGATAAGGATGGTAAGCAAGCCGTAGAAACCATTTTGAAATCATCTTCAGACATGAGGGATATTATAGATAATATTCTCTCTTTTGCCGGAATTTCCAGCAAGAATATTAAACGCAAATCTTTCAATTTGAACTCCTTGTTGGACAGTCTTATCAATACTACGAATCCTTCAGTAAACTATCCAAATACGACAGTAAAAATAGCAAATGATCTTCCGAATATGAGAGGAGATAAAAAGATGATTGCCCGTGTATGGTCTAATCTTTTATCTAATGCATTTAAATATTCCGAATTTGAGGATAAACCAGAGATTGAGATAGGAAGCACCGAAAAGAAAGGGAAAGTGATCTATTTTATCCGGGACAACGGCGTGGGAATTGATCCAGCTAATTCTGAAAAGATTTTCAACCTCTTTTCAAGGTTTTCAGGTAGTAAATTCAAGGGAACAGGAATTGGCCTCGCAATAGCACATAAGATCATAGAAAAGCATCAGGGAAAGATTTGGGTTGAGAGCGAAACAGGCAAGGGCTCTACCTTCTATTTCCACGTTTAACAGTTCTAAATTGGTTGTTAAACTGGAATATTTTATTTTCGTTAGGTTTTACTGATATAATCGAACGAATGATTAAAATTCCATTGAGAATATTGCTTGTAGAGGACCTGGAGTCTGATGTTGCTCTGATAAAAAGGCAAATTCGCAAAATAGTTGAAAGCCCAGTCATTGAAGTGACCGATAATCTCTCAGATTGTCATGATTTGCTGATTAATTTCGCGCCAGACATTGTTTTATCAGATTATAATCTGCCTAATTGCACTGGTTTGGATATTATGGAGCTGGTGAAGAATTTTGATGAAAGTATCGATTTTATTTTCATTACGGGAACTATAGATGATGAGGAACTGGCAGCAAATACTATACTTAACGGAGCTTCGGGTTATATTCTGAAAAAGCACATGAATAACCTTTCCGAAAAGCTGAAGCCTTATTTCAAGAAGCTCATATTTAATATGACCGCCAGAGATGATCTGCGTGAAAGGATTAGAAATAATAAAATTACGGTTAATCAGATCTATGATTACTTAGATAAGATCAATGCCGATAATGCAGAGCAAAAGGAGAATATTGCGAAAATAAGAAGTGCAATTAATTTGTTTAATATGGATGAGGATGCTGAGTAGGTTAAGGGAAGCAACGGCACAACAACATAAGGATCTTGAGAAAGAAAATCTTGCCAATAAGATCATGGATCACTCCATAGATATTGAGGAATATAAATTACTGCTATTTCAAAACTATCTTGCATACTGTAAAGTTGAAAAGGAACTTGTAAAATATCTTGACAGTTACGAACCGGTTAAAACTAGAAAGCTGAAGAAGGATCTTATGAATTTGGGAATTGAAGATCTGGATTGTGAAGATTTTGCTGAATTCTACTGTAAAAATGAAGCAGAAGCCATGGGAGCAGCCTATGTTGTGGAAGGTTCTGCGATGGGAGGAATGTTAATTGGAAAAGAGATAACTGCTTGCGAAAATCTGCGATCCGTTGGGGAGCAGAACTTTTTTGATGGTAAAAGAGAAAGTATCAAAAATTGGAATGATTACCTTAAACTTCTCAGATCTCGTGATTTTACACAAGATGAAATAGAAGCTGCGGCAAAAAAGGCTGTTGAAACTTTTGAATTATTCGGTAAAGCTTTTTCTGTAAGTTTTAGCCAATATTAATGTTTTTAGGGTTCTTTAAGTCCTGGTCTATAGCCGAACCTTTTCCAGTTCCTTAACTTCTCCCGGTTGCATATTTTCCAGCATTTCGTTTCCTATTCTTACTCTAACTAATCGTAAGGTTGGGTAACCTACCGCTGCTGTCATTTTCTTTACCTGACGAAATTTTCCCTCGGTTAAAGTAATACTGATCCAACTGGTAGGTCCATGTCTCGGATCTCTTATCTTTTTTGCCCTTTCCGGAAATTCTGGTGCTTCTTCCAATTTAAAGGCTTTGCATGGAATTGTTTGATAGCTTTTTCCCTGAATACTGATCTCAACTCCCTTTTCAAGGAGCTTTACTTTTTCATCCGGTATTATGCCATCTACCTGTACATAATATTCCTTTTCAGAATTACCTGCTGTAATCTTAGTGCTAAGCTTCCCATTAGTAGTTAATAATAAAAGACCCTCTGAATCCTTGTCCAGTCGTCCTACTGCCATCGTGCCCTCAGGAAAATCATGTAACTCACCTAATAATTTAAATTTCTTTGCCGCTTTCTGATTGGTGATGAACTGGCTTAGAAAGCCATAAGGCTTATATATTTTAAAATGTTGTGCCATGGGTGTAAATATGCAAAATTCACCATTTTTAAGTATTGCTGCAAATTTAACTAGCATATACATTTGATATGAATAATTAAACTTAATTCATTAAATGAAAAACTTATTTGTCGCTTTTATCGTTTTAATAACCGGTTTTAGCGTTAATTCCCAGGAATTACCAAAAAGGATCGGGGTGAAAACCGGATTCCCGAACGGTATGGGAGTAAATTTTGAATACGTAACCAATTTGCTGGAAGGGAAACTGGCCCCTAATGCCGAATTTTCTGTGATCCCGGTTAAACATTGGATGGCTAAGAGTCTTTCAGACAGAGATGGTACGATATATTATTATCAGGCTGGAATGAACTATTATATTCTTGAACCTGGTAAAGGTTTCTATGGGAACCTAAGCTATGGCTATCTTAAAGGCGATGGTGTTGCCTATAATGTACGCGCTGAAAATCGTAATGCACTTGGACAATACCCTGTGGGAACCGGATATTTTAAAGAGAGTAATCACTCAATAAACTTAAAGGCTGGAAATAAGATTGGAAACAAATATTATTTTAGACCAGAGGTTGGCTATGCATTCAATAATTTGCCTAAAGAGTACGCTGTGGATGTTAGGTTTCAGGATGAAACATCAGAAGTTCAATATGAATCCATTCCCGGAGTTTTTACCAAAGGAATATTATTTAATATTGGTGCTGGAATAGCATTCTAAGTAAAGAGCCGAAAGGCTCTTTTTTTATTATATAAGGTCGAATGCCTGCGCATATTGAGTAAATCCATAGGTGCTTTTGATCTTCAATTTTTCCTTGATATTAGTTCTATGAGTATTTACAGTATCAAACGAAATATGCAATTCATCTGCGATCTCTGCAGAACTTTTTCCAACAGCTACAAGACTAAGGACTTCTTTTTCTCTTTTTCCTAATAGAATAAATTTTTCAAGATTTTGTTTGAAGAAAACATTTTCAGCCACCAGCCGATTCATTTTTTTAGGAATATGTGTCAGTTGATCAATCGGGTTAGCAATCGTTATTAAATATTCCGGACCAGATGGATCTATATGGAATAATTTAGCCGAGCAATTATGCCAGAACCAGTCCTCGAGTTTTGATGACCATATCTGCTGAAAAAAGTGGATCTCCGGATCTTTTTTTTTGGGTTGGGTTAATATTTTTATCTGCTCTTCGAAATCATCAATATCTTCATTTCGGAAAAATGAGTTATAAAGGGGGTGTTCTTCTCCCCAAACTTGCTTTAGGTCACACCCGATAAATTTTAATCCCCTCTTGGAAATAAAAACGGGCTTAAAAGAATCCAATTCCCGGATAATTATAATACCCGGAAGCTGGTTTTCTACATTTTGAATATCTTTTATTTTTTCCTGAAGAGAATTCACTTTTAAATTTTTATTTAATGCTATCAACAGGGAAACCGCGATCGCGCATTAATGCATCGATCTTCGCCTCTCTGCCACGAAATTTTTTATAAGCTTCGGCTGGGTCCATTGCGTTTCTGGGAGCAAAAAGATACTTCACAAGTTTGTGCGCAAGTTCTTTATCATAATAACCCTGGGGCGCATTAGCAAAGGCTTCGGCGGCATCGGCTGTTAAAACATCAGCCCAAAGGTATCCATAGTAACCTGCTGCATAACCTTCACCGGAAAAAATATGGCTGAAATGCGGTGTCCTGTGACGCATTACGATCTCTTCCGGCATATTTAATTCTTTCAGGGTCTCTCGCTCAAAGTTCTCTATATCTATTTTTTCAGGATCTGTAGTATGGTATTTCATATCCATGATCGCAGACGCTAAAAATTCTGTAGTTGCAAACCCCTGATTAAAGGTGGAGGCCTTTCTTATTTTTTCTACCAGGGATTGTGGAATAACCTCATTGGTTTCATGATGACGAAGAAATTTATCAATGATTTTATCTGTAGATAGCCAGCGCTCAAGTAATTGAGACTGGAATTCGGTATAATCACGAACTCCACCATTCAAAGTAGGGTATTCCACATTAGCTGAAAGAAAATGCAATGCGTGTCCAAATTCATGAAAGAAGGTGGTCGCATCATCCCAGGAAACCAGAACAGGTTCCTCCGGAGCGGGCGCAATGAAATTAGAATTGTTTGAGGCAAGAACTGGTTTTTCTCCTGTTAACTTATTATAACCGCGATAGGTAGTTGCCCAGGCACCAGATCTTTTGCCTTGTCTTGCATAGGGATCCAGATACCAAAGACCAATCACTTTTTGTGAAGATTTATCGCGA containing:
- a CDS encoding ATP-binding protein gives rise to the protein MSQILYPEKVDMTNCEKEPIHIIGKTQAHGVLVACDKKTLKISQIGQNSESFFGIHHSKLLGENVSTLIGAELSESLRTDDGNEEFSEVNELELNGRHFVMIPHISGDSLILDFEPVNKDSNPYKYQKQLTRILNILGASDSPESLCIDAARITKNIFGYDRVMIYKFDEEWNGQVIAEEKEDELESWLGLHYPAGDIPKQSRELFLRQRIRIISNVNYKPIPIEPALSPVSGEPLDLSRSQLRGVSPIHIEYLQNMKVGASLTAALISNGKLWGLLACHHYSEKYINYYQRQTCDFLTQIFSNELTLKETNRYLSKLDEWSKIKSQLIEQIGKKGRIKKGLLDNSVLFTDLLDCSGGAVFYKNKLRLVGETPSKTQVKSLIKDFLSNNEETLFFTKNLVKVYPPAQEFLSTASGVLSVKLGESDNDFLIWFRPEVVQNLSWGGNPKNKASFDESKQRMTPRKSFEKWTQELTGYSESWKDYQISAAKAIRENLSSIILEKQKKEIEKLNKKIVTAHKELELFSQGLSHDLKGPLRGVEGYAQIIKEDYFDVLDKDGKQAVETILKSSSDMRDIIDNILSFAGISSKNIKRKSFNLNSLLDSLINTTNPSVNYPNTTVKIANDLPNMRGDKKMIARVWSNLLSNAFKYSEFEDKPEIEIGSTEKKGKVIYFIRDNGVGIDPANSEKIFNLFSRFSGSKFKGTGIGLAIAHKIIEKHQGKIWVESETGKGSTFYFHV
- a CDS encoding response regulator, whose product is MIKIPLRILLVEDLESDVALIKRQIRKIVESPVIEVTDNLSDCHDLLINFAPDIVLSDYNLPNCTGLDIMELVKNFDESIDFIFITGTIDDEELAANTILNGASGYILKKHMNNLSEKLKPYFKKLIFNMTARDDLRERIRNNKITVNQIYDYLDKINADNAEQKENIAKIRSAINLFNMDEDAE
- a CDS encoding chemotaxis protein CheB, which encodes MKSTKENPAAGSVEEKPVEQPRIIAVGASAGGLEALKSFFKNIPATDKNAYVVIQHLSPDYKSMMGELLRKNTSLPIVQITDEMVVKPGQVYLIPPANNLILEDDILRLQEKPPNQTLNLPIDMFFESMAEQRRERAIGVVLSGTGSDGTRGVRAIKENDGMVMVQDPSQAKFDGMPKSAINTGLVDYILPVEEMGPELKEFISTPPIFHFQDGDVQYDEQELNKILNYIDEKAGLDFREYKYATLARRVARRVNICKCKNLSQYFDYLNENEEEVEILYREFLIGVTKFFRDEKVWEVLKEKVFPRLIQEKVDGDILKVWDVACSTGEEAYSFAMCLHDEMERQGKKLEIKIFATDISQPHLDIGSKGIYPESIIADVSKDFLLKYFISKSNGYQINERIRRTVIFSKHNIIKNPPFSNMDMVVCRNLLIYFQNSIQQKAINVLHYALKKEGVLVLGTSESVHSHKESFSEIDRKWKIYRNIKPNTRLNNGISHAAGITPNSSKLIENKSGRERKSVRTQANPIRQKLQSELNETILSQFGGASVFVDGDYNILQAVGEFRKYANLPVSGFSINLLEMLDSDLKYIVQSTFNRAHKQQEQVVYKDAVIQKSKKHKIAADILVKPFTDYSIEGETNYVITFIEKELNLDKFEEVSKISPSSQTKEYVANLEEELKKTKEDLQTSLEEIETSNEELQAANEELLASNEELQSTNEELQSVNEEINTVNAENLQKMDDLAALNADMNNLLKSTEIGVIFLDSEFKIRKFTPAIEKHFSLINGDIGRPIDNFTNSFGLTRKQSFLDRCQKVLTTGKTLEKPIVSREGKNYLQRISPYYDSNKNVNGVVISFIDIETIQKSKEKLIASEKRFKSFYEDDPVLHLSVDPKSSVIVQCNKKAVQKLGFESKDDLIGKPIHDMFDESSQLSAINLNSTFKKTGELVNIDQNMITKDKKVLPVILNATAEKDENNELRTIRYTCVDISALKIAQEQLKEQKNDLERANRDLEQFVSICSHDLQEPLSTIKFGSDVLGKMYSSQLDEKGENYIKYIKNASDRLSEQIRALLEHSRIGKNGKKTLVDTEEIVEVVKYDLGKSIKDTGARIHTGSLPKIKAYEVELRLLFQNLISNAIKYVPKDRKPEVRISAYRENKFWVFSIMDNGVGISKEDQNNIFTIFNRVPGNEDTSGTGVGLAHVEKIVLLHEGSIWVDSQEGVGSTFYFKLKAT
- a CDS encoding biliverdin-producing heme oxygenase; translation: MLSRLREATAQQHKDLEKENLANKIMDHSIDIEEYKLLLFQNYLAYCKVEKELVKYLDSYEPVKTRKLKKDLMNLGIEDLDCEDFAEFYCKNEAEAMGAAYVVEGSAMGGMLIGKEITACENLRSVGEQNFFDGKRESIKNWNDYLKLLRSRDFTQDEIEAAAKKAVETFELFGKAFSVSFSQY
- a CDS encoding response regulator transcription factor, with amino-acid sequence MNSLQEKIKDIQNVENQLPGIIIIRELDSFKPVFISKRGLKFIGCDLKQVWGEEHPLYNSFFRNEDIDDFEEQIKILTQPKKKDPEIHFFQQIWSSKLEDWFWHNCSAKLFHIDPSGPEYLITIANPIDQLTHIPKKMNRLVAENVFFKQNLEKFILLGKREKEVLSLVAVGKSSAEIADELHISFDTVNTHRTNIKEKLKIKSTYGFTQYAQAFDLI
- a CDS encoding pseudouridine synthase, which encodes MAQHFKIYKPYGFLSQFITNQKAAKKFKLLGELHDFPEGTMAVGRLDKDSEGLLLLTTNGKLSTKITAGNSEKEYYVQVDGIIPDEKVKLLEKGVEISIQGKSYQTIPCKAFKLEEAPEFPERAKKIRDPRHGPTSWISITLTEGKFRQVKKMTAAVGYPTLRLVRVRIGNEMLENMQPGEVKELEKVRL